One segment of Virgibacillus doumboii DNA contains the following:
- a CDS encoding ATP-binding cassette domain-containing protein encodes MKVVECNDLTKQHGHRKALNNLTFSIEENKITGLIGRNGAGKTTLLKILAGYWQESAGVVNVFSERPFNNLFVSANTILVDDEMDFPSALTLKEILEQAGNFYEKWDMDLAFRLFDYFSFDPMQIHSNLSKGKTSTFNMIVGLASRCSLTIFDEPTSGMDAAVRKDFYRALLKDYLAHPRSIIISSHYLDELEDMLEDVLLIENGKEYVHLPMDELKEYAVGLSGSTAKVNLWIGDKEVLYKNTAGADSTYVIVKNDFLQETLDRIKRSGVNVSSVSSSDLCVYLTDHTKGGIDDVFDKA; translated from the coding sequence TTGAGGAAAACAAGATTACCGGATTAATAGGCCGGAACGGGGCAGGAAAAACAACACTTCTAAAAATATTAGCAGGGTACTGGCAGGAGTCTGCAGGAGTTGTGAATGTTTTTTCGGAACGTCCATTCAACAATCTGTTTGTTTCTGCCAATACGATTTTAGTCGATGATGAAATGGATTTTCCGTCAGCACTGACCCTTAAGGAAATTCTGGAACAGGCAGGCAATTTCTATGAAAAATGGGATATGGATCTGGCGTTTCGGCTATTTGACTATTTTTCCTTTGATCCGATGCAAATTCACAGTAACCTATCAAAAGGAAAAACGAGTACATTTAACATGATTGTAGGATTGGCATCCAGATGTTCATTAACGATTTTCGATGAACCAACCAGTGGAATGGATGCAGCGGTCCGGAAAGACTTTTACCGGGCACTATTGAAGGATTACCTGGCACATCCCCGTTCGATTATCATTTCCAGTCATTATCTGGATGAATTGGAGGATATGCTGGAAGATGTTTTACTGATTGAAAATGGAAAAGAATACGTTCATTTACCGATGGATGAGTTGAAGGAATATGCGGTTGGACTAAGCGGAAGTACTGCAAAAGTTAACCTATGGATTGGCGATAAAGAAGTCCTTTATAAAAATACGGCTGGAGCAGACAGCACATACGTCATTGTGAAAAATGATTTTTTACAAGAAACACTGGATCGTATCAAGCGCTCGGGTGTTAACGTGTCATCTGTTTCGTCCAGTGATTTATGTGTGTACCTGACTGATCATACGAAAGGGGGAATCGATGATGTCTTTGACAAAGCCTAG